The proteins below are encoded in one region of Hordeum vulgare subsp. vulgare chromosome 3H, MorexV3_pseudomolecules_assembly, whole genome shotgun sequence:
- the LOC123439559 gene encoding protein kinase PINOID 2, whose protein sequence is MAAVRDESDYDSSRPSSLTALGSRRSWISDIGSSSSVSGGGETPSRHSKPHKANHAEWEAIARVRAATADGCVGLDHFRLVRRLGSGDLGNVYLCELREPPHRPSSSGCLYYAMKVVDKDALAFRKKLRRAEVEREILRALDHPFLPTLYADFEASHYACLVMEFCPGGDLHVARQRQPGRRFTVASARFYAAETVLALEYLHMMGVVYRDLKPENVLVRADGHIMLSDFDLSLKCDDVVPKLLRQPRGDDAGANPSSTNGHSSSCVPPIQPVLSCLFNGVTRKRQVPMPGAAAVDADADADEHSESEQTSDPAEVVVEPVAARSKSFVGTHEYLAPEVISGQGHGSAVDWWTLGVFMYEMVYGWTPFKGATNEETLANIVSKRPAAFPQAATSMSGAEREELLWAQDLMAGLLAKNPGKRLGSCTGSGEVKRHGFFKGVNWALVRSVRPPEVPVPAAPVARSKAKTMSRKERQEPYKQQHEDQFDYF, encoded by the exons ATGGCTGCCGTTAGAGATGAATCGGACTACGACAGTAGCCGTCCGTCGTCGCTCACGGCGCTGGGCTCCCGCCGGAGCTGGATCAGCGACATTGGCAGCTCCAGCTCGGTCTCTGGCGGCGGCGAGACCCCCAGCCGCCACAGCAAGCCCCACAAGGCCAACCACGCCGAGTGGGAGGCCATAGCGCGCGTCCGCGCCGCCACCGCCGACGGCTGCGTCGGTCTGGACCACTTCCGCCTCGTGCGGCGCCTCGGCAGCGGCGACCTCGGGAACGTCTACCTGTGCGAGCTCCGCGAGCCGCCGCACCGGCCATCGTCGTCCGGGTGCCTCTACTACGCCATGAAGGTGGTGGACAAGGACGCTCTGGCGTTCCGCAAGAAGCTCCGGCGCGCGGAGGTGGAGCGGGAGATCCTCCGCGCCCTCGACCACCCCTTCCTGCCCACTCTGTACGCCGACTTCGAGGCGTCGCACTACGCCTGCCTCGTCATGGAGTTCTGCCCCGGCGGCGACCTCCACGTCGCCCGGCAGCGGCAGCCCGGCCGCCGGTTCACCGTCGCCTCGGCGAG ATTCTACGCGGCGGAGACGGTGCTGGCGCTGGAGTACCTGCACATGATGGGGGTGGTGTACAGGGACCTCAAGCCGGAGAACGTACTGGTGCGCGCCGACGGCCACATCATGCTCTCCGACTTCGACCTCTCCCTCAAGTGCGACGACGTCGTCCCCAAGCTCCTCCGCCAACCGAGAGGGGACGACGCCGGCGCCAACCCGAGCTCCACCAATGGTCACTCGTCGTCATGCGTCCCGCCGATCCAGCCGGTGCTGTCATGCCTGTTCAACGGCGTAACACGCAAGCGCCAGGTGCCGATGCCCGGCGCGGCGGCCGtggacgccgacgccgacgccgacgagCATTCCGAGTCGGAACAGACGTCCGACCCTGCAGAGGTGGTGGTGGAGCCCGTGGCGGCCCGGTCCAAGTCCTTTGTGGGCACGCATGAGTACCTGGCGCCGGAGGTGATCTCCGGGCAGGGCCATGGAAGCGCGGTGGACTGGTGGACGCTGGGGGTGTTCATGTACGAGATGGTGTACGGCTGGACGCCGTTCAAGGGGGCGACCAACGAGGAGACCCTCGCCAACATCGTCAGCAAGCGGCCGGCGGCCTTCCCGCAGGCCGCGACGTCGATGAGCGGCGCGGAGCGGGAGGAGCTGCTCTGGGCGCAGGACCTCATGGCTGGGCTCCTGGCGAAGAACCCAGGGAAGCGACTGGGGAGCTGCACGGGGTCGGGCGAGGTGAAGCGGCACGGGTTCTTCAAGGGCGTAAACTGGGCGCTCGTCAGGTCCGTCCGGCCGCCGGAGGTGCCCGTGCCGGCTGCGCCGGTGGCAAGGAGCAAGGCGAAGACGATGAGCAGGAAGGAGCGGCAGGAGCCGTACAAGCAGCAGCATGAGGACCAGTTCGACTACTTTTGA